In Fundulus heteroclitus isolate FHET01 chromosome 17, MU-UCD_Fhet_4.1, whole genome shotgun sequence, the following are encoded in one genomic region:
- the LOC105918709 gene encoding tetraspanin-8 has protein sequence MGKINGCLKCLFVFFNVLFVILGCVMIYVAVQATSAAIQMSAFGGPGVGWLWVITIGIFGISSLGIYAACSENSLFLKIFAGFMGVGMIIMLIFGTVTAVSRNTVKNQFEQNAKEIADVFMNNEDLKPVLEGFQQLFQCCGVSSTDDWGTEIPQSCACTYTDGPFGRPTCKARPVGSTGPNQIYDKTCSSTIFGFIDLFFKIAIGILFGFAITALMGLLISFLMIHQVKRHDGMGGMSIAMKG, from the exons ATGGGAAAAATTAACGGATGCCTCAAGTGCCTTTTCGTCTTCTTCAACGTCCTGTTTGTG ATCCTGGGATGTGTGATGATATATGTGGCAGTACAGGCCACCTCTGCCGCAATTCag ATGTCAGCCTTTGGAGGTCCGGGAGTGGGCTGGCTCTGGGTGATTACCATCGGGATCTTTGGCATCTCCTCTCTGGGAATCTATGCTGCCTGCTCCGAGAATAGCCTTTTCCTCAAAATC TTTGCAGGTTTCATGGGGGTTGGAATGATCATCATGCTGATCTTTGGAACAGTTACGGCTGTTTCAAGAAACACG gTGAAAAACCAGTTTGAACAAAACGCCAAAGAAATTGCTGACGTCTTCATGAATAACGAAGACTTAAAGCCCGTGCTTGAGGGCTTTCAACAACTT TTTCAGTGCTGTGGAGTGAGTAGTACTGATGACTGGGGCACAGAAATACCCCAAAGCTGCGCATGCACTTATACAGACGGACCTTTTGGAAGGCCTACGTGTAAAGCCAGGCCCGTG GGATCCACTGGACCAAATCAAATCTATGACAAG accTGCAGCAGTACCATCTTTGGTTTTATTGACCTTTTCTTCAAGATTGCCATCGGCATCCTTTTTGGATTCGCTATCACTGCA CTGATGGGCCTGCTCATCTCCTTCCTCATGATCCATCAGGTCAAACGTCACGACGGCATGGGGGGAATGTCCATTGCGATGAAGGGTTAA